The following coding sequences lie in one Rutidosis leptorrhynchoides isolate AG116_Rl617_1_P2 chromosome 6, CSIRO_AGI_Rlap_v1, whole genome shotgun sequence genomic window:
- the LOC139854104 gene encoding uncharacterized protein gives MTPFFPVNLVIDVPPATLLNANGHIADRVSFDRTAAAQVPDVTQAAAGTDTDIIFSWAWAREPMYRTQDELMLLESLIKSFQFNQNSDDTFEWSMASDGNFSVKKLTNFINEKLFHSVQSNHETLKNNLVPKKLEVFVWRTIKKRLPVRMELDKRGIDLNSLRCPICDDDLESVDHSLIFCKYSLELWNRVCKWWGFNQFGNLSMNENLRGITPKNTSMLGKKIWQAVEWVTTYYIWKNRNNKVFRDKMWTTPTALSEIQVKSFEWISHRVKGKRIEWLSWLNNPDVYLNIS, from the exons ATGACGCCATTTTTTCCTGTTAATTTGGTGATTGACGTCCCACCAGC GACACTATTAAACGCAAATGGTCATATTGCTGATCGTGTGTCATTCGATAGAACAGCTGCTGCTCAGGTCCCTGACGTCACACAGGCTGCTGCTGGAACAGATACTGACATCATCTTTTCATGGGCCTGGGCCCGTGAACCAATGTACAGAACTCAGGATGAATTGATGCTGCTGGAATCGCTGATCAAGTCGTTTCAATTTAATCAAAACAGTGATGATACATTTGAATGGTCTATGGCAAGTGATGGAAACTTTTCGGTTAAAAAGCTTACAAATTTTATAAACGAAAAGCTGTTTCATAGTGTGCAAAGTAACCACGAAACTTTGAAGAATAATTTGGTACCAAAAAAACTTGAAGTATTTGTATGGCGAACTATAAAGAAGAGGCTACCGGTTCGAATGGAATTGGACAAAAGGGGCATTGACTTAAATAGTCTACGATGCCCTATTTGTGACGATGACTTAGAATCGGTAGATCACTCATTAATTTTTTGTAAGTACTCGTTGGAATTATGGAATCGAGTTTGCAAATGGTGGGGCTTCAATCAATTCGGGAACTTAAGTATGAACGAGAATCTTCGCGGAATTACGCCAAAGAACACTTCGATGCTTGGAAAGAAAATATGGCAAGCGGTGGAGTGGGTTACTACGTATTACATTTGGAAGAATCGTAACAACAAAGTTTTTCGTGACAAGATGTGGACAACTCCAACTGCTCTTAGTGAAATACAAGTCAAATCATTTGAATGGATTTCGCATAGAGTGAAAGGAAAAAGGATCGAGTGGTTGTCGTGGTTGAATAATCCGGACGTGTACCTAAATATTAGCTAG
- the LOC139854103 gene encoding uncharacterized protein, with amino-acid sequence MEIALSTKRKLGFVTGNVAKPVDDLNKAELWDTCNNMVISWIMSSVSESIVKSIMFVDTASAIWKQLEKRFSLSNGSKKYKLHKKTYACDQNGVSVSEHYTKMTCIWEEIDSMSELPRVTNVTPELTNLMNALNLQKEEQHLFQFLNGLDDQFSVLRSQMLLMSPLPSVEVACSMLQ; translated from the coding sequence ATGGAGATTGCTTTGTCTACTAAGCGCAAGCTTGGATTTGTTACTGGTAATGTTGCTAAACCTGTTGATGATCTAAATAAAGCTGAACTTTGGGACACCTGCAATAATATGGTAATAAGTTGGATTATGAGTTCTGTTTCTGAATCAATTGTGAAATCTATAATGTTTGTTGATACTGCATCTGCTATCTGGAAGCAATTAGAGAAAAGATTTTCTTTAAGTAATGGATCTAAGAAATATAAGTTGCATAAGAAGACATATGCTTGTGACCAAAATGGTGTATCTGTTAGTGAACATTACACTAAAATGACATGTATTTGGGAAGAAATTGACTCCATGAGTGAGTTGCCTAGGGTTACTAATGTTACTCCTGAGTTAACTAATCTCATGAATGCTTTGAATCTGCAAAAGGAGGAACAACACTTGTTTCAGTTCTTGAATGGTTTAGATGATCAGTTTAGTGTCTTGAGAAGTCAAATGCTGTTAATGAGCCCACTGCCAAGTGTAGAAGTTGCTTGTTCAATGTTGCAGTAA